A genomic stretch from Myripristis murdjan chromosome 12, fMyrMur1.1, whole genome shotgun sequence includes:
- the nfkbil1 gene encoding NF-kappa-B inhibitor-like protein 1 — protein MASREQKRVWKYVEEGGLLKLKSYLRKHPGLDVNFRQGKRQRGPLHLACSLRDDAVLRLLLQHGADVLLKDRNDDTALHVAANKALKHGKRAYDDLVVPLRKSCPEAMTVHNKAGVTPEDLLRWMRDTKPAANTSSPPEADPEKEWLEKLFGECEDEFCESFGVYDADDFLPVDDDEEDFGDWADRVREEYYKKKHAEAQRLAASSSGGRKKKAKEEREREEQSNKELLDRLQREHAEYLARAARKEEETRQGKKRRYEERCAATFHSGSSASSTKLSYGDIPWPAPRGTVQEMVDVMLHGVDRKDVAVFRKRLRQQQALWHPDKFAQRCEARLEEKDRQRILDTVTALSQELNRLAHSLRA, from the exons ATGGCGTCTCGTGAACAGAAACGAGTGTGGAAGTACGTGGAAGAAGGCGGGCTGCTGAAGCTGAAGTCGTATTTGCGTAAACACCCCGGGCTCGACGTGAACTTCAGGCAGggcaagaggcagagaggccCGCTGCACCTGGCCTGCTCCCTCAGAGACGACGCCGTCCTCCGGCTGCTGCTCCAACACGGAGCCGACGTGCTGCTGAAGGACCGCAACGACGACACGGCGCTACACGTTGCGGCCAACAAGGCTCTGAAACACGGgaagagag CTTACGATGACCTCGTCGTGCCTCTCCGGAAGAGCTGCCCGGAAGCCATGACGGTTCACAACAAAGCTGGAGTGACACCCGAGGACCTGCTCAGGTGGATGAGAGACACGAAG cCGGCAGCAAACACGAGCAGTCCACCTGAAGCCGACCCTGAGAAGGAGTGGCTGGAGAAGCTCTTTGGGGAATGCGAGGATGAGTTCTGTGAAAGCTTTGGAGTGTACGATG CTGATGATTTCCTCCCTGTTGATGATGACGAGGAAGACTTTGGTGACTGGGCTGACCGTGTTAGAGAAGAATACTATAAGAAAAAGCATGCCGAAGCTCAGAGGCTGGCAGCATCGTCGTctggagggagaaagaagaaggctaaggaagagagagagcgggaggagCAGAGCAACAAGGAGCTGCTGGACAGGCTGCAGAGGGAACACGCAGAGTATCTGGCTCGAGCAGCACGCAAAGAGGAAGAGACTCGGCAGGGGAAGAAGCGGCGTTATGAAGAGAGGTGTGCGGCCACGTTCCACAGTGGCTCCTCGGCAAGCAGCACAAAGCTGAGTTACGGTGACATCCCTTGGCCGGCCCCGCGGGGCACAGTGCAGGAAATGGTGGACGTGATGCTGCACGGCGTTGACCGGAAGGACGTGGCGGTGTTTCGTAAGCGGCTCCGGCAACAGCAGGCACTTTGGCACCCTGATAAGTTTGCCCAGCGCTGTGAGGCCCGGCTGGAGGAGAAGGACCGGCAGAGGATCTTAGACACAGTCACGGCTCTCTCACAGGAGCTCAACAGACTGGCTCACAGCCTGAGGGCCTGA
- the atp6v0a2a gene encoding V-type proton ATPase 116 kDa subunit a, translated as MVFRSEEMCLAQLFLQSGSEYDCISELGEMGLVEFRDLNPSVSSFQRRFVSEIKRCEEMERILGYLLREIQKANIAVPEDDDSPVAPPPKQVLEIMEQLQRLEMELSEVARNKEKLQRNLLELTEYTHMLKITRTFIHSRSRHEALGPQYEEFPTMETDSVTGCTSMQRLGAKLGFVSGLIQRVKVEAFERMLWRVCKGYTILSYAEVDESLADLDTGEINKSVVFLISFWGDQIGQKVQKICDCYHCHLYPHPENDEERADVMDSLRTRIQDLNNVLHRTEDYLRQVLQKASESAFTWVVQVKKMKAIYHILNLCSFDVTNKCLIAEVWCPVSDLANLRGALEEGSRKGDATVPSFVNRIPSNDTPPTLVRTNKFTSGFQSIVEAYGVGDYREASPAPYTIITFPFLFAVMFGDLGHGMVMTLFALWMVLTEKKRRRKRSGNEIWMMFFDGRYIILMMGLFSVYTGLIYNDCFSKSLNIFGSGWSVRAMFTNQQWTNETLQTNALLTLDPNVSGVFSGPYPFGIDPIWNMAANRLSFLNSYKMKMSVIIGVVHMSFGVVLSVFNHLHFRQKFNVYLLFLPELLFLLCLFGYLVCMILYKWVAFGSRDSCLAPSILIHFINMFLMQGGDITPLYPGQTGLQIFLVVVAMLSVPVLLLGKPLYLYWLYRGGKGLRRRRGYERVRRVSEDDNSTAPSYEEDEEEGLDEMANREAIPKEFDFADVLLHQVIHTIEYCLGCISNTASYLRLWALSLAHAQLSEVLWAMVMRLGLRVTTRLGVLVLVPVFGLFAVLTVSILLVMEGLSAFLHALRLHWVEFQNKFYHGTGVKFVPFDFSLLPSVFEQDGLL; from the exons ATGGTGTTCCGAAGTGAGGAGATGTGCTTGGCGCAATTGTTTCTGCAGTCCGGCTCGGAATATGACTGCATTAGTGAGCTCGGAGAGATGGGACTAGTCGAGTTTCGAGAC CTCAATCCAAGTGTCAGCTCATTCCAGCGGCGATTCGTCAGCGAAATCAAGAGAtgtgaggagatggagagaattCTGG GCTACCTGCTGAGGGAGATCCAGAAGGCCAACATAGCCGTTCCAGAGGACGATGACAGTCCAGTCGCCCCTCCGCCCAAACAAGTCCTCGAGATCATG GAGCAGCTCCAGCGGCTGGAGATGGAGCTGAGCGAGGTGGCCAGGAACAAAGAGAAGCTGCAGAGGAACCTCCTGGAGCTCACCGAGTACACGCACATGTTGAAGATCACGCGGACCTTCATCCACAGCCGCTccaga CATGAGGCTCTTGGCCCCCAGTATGAAGAATTCCCCACTATGGAGACAGACTCTGTGACAGGATGCACCAGCATGCAAAGACTTGGAGCCAAACTGGG GTTTGTGTCCGGTCTCATCCAGCGAGTGAAGGTGGAGGCCTTTGAGCGCATGCTGTGGAGAGTGTGCAAGGGCTACACCATCCTGAGCTACGCAGAAGTGGATGAGAGCCTGGCTGATCTGGACACT GGGGAGATCAACAAAAGTGTTGTCTTTCTCATTTCGTTCTGGGGGGACCAGATTGGGCAGAAAGTTCAAAAGATCTGTGATTG TTACCACTGCCATCTTTATCCGCACCCTGAGAACGATGAGGAGAGAGCAGATGTGATGGACAGCCTGAGGACACGCATCCAAGACCTTAACAAT GTGCTGCACCGCACCGAGGACTACTTGAGACAGGTCCTGCAGAAGGCCTCCGAGTCAGCCTTCACCTGGGTCGTGCAGGTGAAAAAGATGAAGGCCATCTACCACATCCTCAACCTCTGCAGCTTCGACGTCACCAACAAGTGTCTCATTGCCGAGGTGTGGTGTCCCGTCAGCGACCTGGCAAACCTGCGGGGGGCGCTGGAGGAGGGCTCG AGGAAAGGCGACGCCACCGTTCCCTCCTTTGTCAATCGAATTCCAAGTAATGACACTCCGCCCACCTTAGTGAGGACCAACAAGTTCACATCTGGCTTTCAGAGCATTGTGGAGGCTTACGGGGTCGGAGACTACCGGGAGGCGAGCCCAG CTCCCTACACCATCATCACGTTCCcctttctgtttgctgtgatgtttgGTGACCTTGGACATGGGATGGTAATGACTCTCTTTGCCCTGTGGATGGTGCTGACAGAGAAGAAGCGGAGGAGGAAACGTTCCGGCAATGAG ATCTGGATGATGTTCTTTGACGGCCGGTATATCATCTTAATGATGGGGCTTTTCTCCGTCTACACTGGGCTCATCTACAATGACTGTTTCTCCAAGTCCCTCAACATATTTGGCTCTGGCTGGAGTGTCAGGGCTATGTTCACGAATCAGCAGTGGAC AAATGAAACCCTCcaaacaaatgctttgctcactctAGACCCAAATGTCAGTGGTGTGTTCAGTGGACCTTACCCATTTGGCATTGATCCT ATATGGAACATGGCAGCGAACCGCCTGTCCTTCCTCAACTCGTACAAGATGAAGATGTCTGTCATTATTGGTGTCGTGCACATGAGTTTTGGAGTGGTGCTAAGTGTCTTCAATCACTT aCACTTCCGGCAGAAATTTAACGTCTATCTGCTGTTTCTCCCTGAGctgctcttcctgctctgtctctttgGCTACCTGGTCTGCATGATCCTCTACAAGTGGGTGGCGTTCGGCTCACGCGACTCGTGCCTGGCCCCCAGCATCCTCATCCACTTCATCAACATGTTCCTCATGCAGGGAGGAGATATCACCCCTCTCTACCCAGGACAG ACCGGGCTCCAGATCTTCCTGGTTGTGGTAGCTATGCTGTCGGTTCCTGTGCTGTTGTTAGGAAAACCTCTTTACCTCTATTGGCTGTATCGTGGAGGCAAAGGCCTGCGCAGACGCAGA GGTTATGAGAGGGTGAGGCGTGTAAGCGAGGATGACAATTCCACAGCACCGTCCTAcgaagaagatgaagaggagggacTCGATGAAATGGCCAACAGAGAAGCAATTCCCAAAGAG TTTGACTTTGCTGACGTGCTCCTGCACCAGGTCATCCACACCATAGAGTACTGTCTGGGATGCATTTCCAATACCGCCTCCTACCTGCGGCTCTGGGCCCTCAGCTTGGCTCATGCTC AGCTGTCAGAGGTGCTGTGGGCCATGGTGATGCGCCTGGGTCTGAGGGTCACCACCAGACTAGGAGTGCTGGTTTTGGTTCCTGTTTTTGGCCTCTTCGCTGTGCTCACGGTGTCTATTTTACTAGTCATGGAGGGCCTCTCAGCCTTCCTCCATGCTCTCCGCCTCCACTG GGTGGAGTTCCAGAACAAATTCTACCACGGGACAGGCGTCAAGTTTGTCCCCTTCGACTTCTCCCTGCTGCCCTCGGTTTTTGAACAAGATGGCTTGCTGTAA